The following are encoded in a window of Acropora muricata isolate sample 2 chromosome 6, ASM3666990v1, whole genome shotgun sequence genomic DNA:
- the LOC136920062 gene encoding thioredoxin domain-containing protein 11-like, with protein sequence MIWKIRILYFLLGDILLSLLGSAWFLGSGDGQIAKLSRSKPLFPSTGKVVEISDGSVERFSALLQKNKISFVLIYAPWSGQSLALAHEFNRAAKILYKEISFFAINCWVGSCYKQWGVEQFPKVIAIHSSFHRIEYKGPHKSSKMIGFLQSIIRPFMYIGTDAEFYQAKQSNQELIFSYFGQPRKRNNNYTIFFNLTLRFKAEESSPAFAVITSAKLALKAGLDCLSGVAYYRVNHDVLNFTPSDKFTVETLSSWIEANRYKLVVELKLRSDNKGQFVDQLRQGPALILFLPLKLHASQESQHLWETYISMASQYFNCSCRRKTNQKTSPMSDLKNTTRTFKQFRVNKEMLDSLKSSNFHKEWIILDKEWKMPLLLASKSICQSLQSRQQSDLKNKLNVCEVCYFCQYWNCQLNLLPGVENIKSEILSLKNDCSSIRPRNYQLSSIIIIICCGLKMTTNNTPFPYQALQQSLDSKASKQMGESVDDLFSKLLATLTSLTTKKDIPSLENRVAVEVESSSQIGDLQIIPSIDENNENLCATEDNATAFAGAGCFSNRSLNFFVMDSMQYWSVAEKLGVHTSVKDRRALVIADLEADAQFVLDEELQITNVSIVAFVMAYMTGNLTRRLRSSNPKPKLCLTSQLCVVEVVTSNFREIVLDETKDVLLLYYAPWCAFCHVLWPILLTVAKFFHKTTGVIIARINADENDLPLEFYVPRYPSLILFPAYRKDFAVRFPDSLERTGANMVQFILGHGVMAKKAFKDFRATQIVTNQVYRLEELLHKIEEYTGRILIRQRHTLIRNMRRQRISELRPREIITYLTKEQADGSQCDHLKGILENDLFLLEERLQQLIKGSAKALEDLLVSDDKMKRDQKHLSGLLLENERFVLSAVQLELWQTLTAIRRRATQFQISSIILRAELTKALSEESCPRSLS encoded by the exons ATGATTTGGAAAATTCGTATACTTTACTTTCTCCTCGGAGATATCTTGCTATCTTTATTGGGATCAGCGTGGTTCCTTGGCAG TGGAGATGGTCAGATTGCTAAACTTTCCAGATCCAAGCCTCTCTTCCCAAGTACTGGTAAAGTGGTTGAAATTTCAGATGGTTCTGTGGAGAGATTTTCAGCCCTTTTACAAAAGAATAAGATCAGCTTTGTTCTCATTTATGCTCCTTGGAGTGGCCAGTCATTAGCTTTAGCACATGAGTTTAACAGAGCAGCAAAAATACTCTACAAAGAG ATTTCATTCTTTGCTATCAACTGTTGGGTAGGCAGCTGTTATAAGCAATGGGGTGTAGAACAGTTTCCAAAAGTCATTGCGATTCACAGCTCTTTTCACAGAATTGAGTACAAGGGACCTCATAAAAGTTCAAAGATG ATTGGATTTCTGCAGTCTATCATTAGACCATTTATGTACATAGGAACGGATGCAGAATTTTACCAAGCTAAACAGTCCAATCAG GAGCTCATCTTCAGTTACTTTGGGCAGCCAAGAAAAAGGAACAATAACTACACCATATTTTTCAATTTGACTTTACGGTTTAAAGCTGAAG AGTCCTCTCCTGCATTTGCTGTTATAACAAGTGCAAAGCTTGCTTTGAAAGCAGGACTGGACTGTTTATCTGGAGTAGCATATTATCGTGTAAATCATGATGTATTG AACTTCACACCAAGTGATAAGTTCACAGTCGAGACCCTTTCAAGCTGGATTGAAGCTAACAGATACAAG cTTGTAGTTGAACTGAAACTGAGATCTGATAACAAAGGACAGTTTGTTGATCAGCTCCGTCAAGGACCAGCCCTGATTCTGTTTCTACCACTTAAACTACATGCAAGTCAAGAAAGCCAACACTTATGGGAAACT TATATTTCCATGGCATCTCAGTACTTCAATTGCTCATGCAGAAGGAAGACTAATCAAAAGACTTCACCCATGAGTGACCTGAAGAATACTACAAGAacatttaaacaatttcgagtCAATAAGGAAATGTTGGATAGCTTAAAATCTTCAAATTTCCACAAGGAATGGATTATTTTAGACAAAGAGTGGAAAATGCCTCTTTTATTAGCCTCAAAGAGCATTTGCCAGTCACTGCAAAGTCGACAGCAGAGTGATCTTAAAAATAAACTCAATGTATGTGAGGTATGCTACTTTTGCCAATATTGGAACTGTCAGCTGAATTTGCTGCCTGGAGTAGAAAACATAAAATCAGAGATATTGTCTCTGAAGAATGACTGCAGTTCCATAAGACCAAGGAATTATCAGCTTTcttcaataataatcattatttgctGTGGTTTAAAAATGACTACAAACAACACTCCCTTTCCTTACCAAGCTTTACAGCAAAGTCTTGACTCAAAAGCATCCAAGCAAATGGGGGAAAGTGTGGATGATTTGTTCAGTAAGCTATTGGCAACCTTAACTTCACTTACTACAAAAAAGGACATTCCAAGCCTTGAAAACAGAGTTGCAGTTGAAGTTGAAAGCTCTTCACAGATTGGCGATCTCCAAATTATACCCTCCATTGATGAGAACAATGAGAACTTGTGTGCAACTGAGGATAATGCAACAGCATTTGCAGGGGCAGGTTGCTTTAGCAATAGatcattgaatttttttgtaatgGATTCCATGCAGTACTGGAGTGTGGCAGAAAAACTTGGTGTGCATACCTCAGTGAAAGACAGAAGAGCTCTGGTTATTGCTGATTTAGAG GCTGATGCTCAGTTTGTCTTGGATGAGGAATTGCAAATTACAAATGTCTCAATTG TGGCATTTGTGATGGCTTACATGACAGGGAATCTTACTAGAAGGCTCAGATCCAGTAATCCAAAACCTAAGTTGTGTCTGACCTCACAGCTATGTGTTGTAGAGGTAGTGACATCAAACTTCCGTGAAATAGTTTTGGATGAAACTAAG GATGTGCTGTTGCTTTACTATGCTCCATGGTGTGCCTTTTGCCATGTCCTTTGGCCGATTCTCCTCACTGTGGCAAAGTTCTTTCACAAAACAACTGGCGTTATCATTGCAAG GATTAATGCTGATGAAAACGATCTTCCCTTGGAGTTTTATGTTCCTCGCTATCCTTCATTGATACTTTTCCCTGCCTACAG GAAGGATTTCGCAGTTCGTTTTCCAGATTCCTTGGAGAGAACTGGTGCCAATATGGTTCAGTTTATCTTAGGTCATGGAGTTATGGCAAAGAAAGCCTTTAAAGATTTCCGCGCGACACAAATTGTGACAAACCAGGTTTACAGGCTAGAGGAACTTCTGCACAAGATAGAAGAATATACGGGAAGAATCTTGATAAGACAAAGGCATACACTGATTCGAAACATGCGTCGGCAAAGAATTAGTGAATTGAGACCGCGCGAGATTATCACTTATTTGACGAAAGAACAAGCAGATGGATCACAATGCGACCATTTAAAGGGAATTTTAGAGAACGATCTCTTCCTGCTGGAAGAAAGACTTCAGCAGCTCATAAAAGGGAGTGCAAAGGCTTTAGAGGATTTGCTAGTCTCGGACGATAAGATGAAGCGGGATCAGAAACACTTAAGTGGATTATTATTGGAAAATGAGCGCTTCGTCTTAAGTGCTGTTCAGTTGGAATTGTGGCAAACATTAACAGCCATAAGGCGAAGAGCAACTCAGTTTCAAATTTCAAGCATCATTCTTAGAGCTGAACTAACAAAGGCACTTTCCGAAGAGAGTTGTCCAAGATCATTATCCTAA
- the LOC136920063 gene encoding uncharacterized protein → MIIPKANLPTSNYTFEKNLMEEMNIKFSKLELCLCCNNTINDGKCRNEECDKFNSKPNDHEIEICYFIPLKDQLQRILAENWDKIIEYKQDHSHGHGVMYDICCGQVYQNTPGKDDPQRQISLVYHIDGAPAVKSKSMNLWPIQCFIVELPPNLRYCFSNVLVCGLSCTPTKPDLKVFQERFVTELEQLQNFQLKIWKDSANISIERVILHGHLADLVAKAPSLCFSQYNGKSGCSICLHPGRRIQHGKGSTRIYPYTIQEPPRRRHDQTLLHAQTAERTGKPVFGVKAFSPLLRVLEVPSKFLLDHMHLVLAGEFLRRLKIWLDHQSDNGFLSQSKDEVDAALLSVKFPHDFNRKLRPINELKRWKDRELQNFFLHASLPILKSFFPDDCFCHFALLVTAIWLLTDDIITDSDIEIAKLLIRSYQRLMPSLYGESEQTYTCHALGHLPDQVRDHGPLILHSSFVFEAMISHLKRQFHGTRGIVAQIVRNLLLAQNSGSFIKEKTQEPREVKMFIAENIMGKKDKDLHTLGASCFLLPPLKCNPELPVGVMHCLDLEGQQVHQAERMLKDGQIFHSLAYKRRGKSCSYIVEFRQCGNTQYGTVNYYLLARNTGYAVISIFQKQGNIMFFRA, encoded by the exons ATGATCATCCCGAAAGCAAACTTGCCAACATCAAATTACACTTTCGAAAAGAATTTAATGGAAGAAATGAACATAAAGTTCTCCAAGCTTGAACTCTGTCTTTGTTGTAATAACACTATAAATGACGGAAAATGCCGAAATGAAGAATGTGACAAGTTCAACAGCAAGCCGAATGACCATGAAATAGAAATTTGCTACTTCATTCCACTTAAGGACCAACTTCAACGAATTCTAGCTG aaaactgggacaaaataattgaatacAAGCAAGATCATTCCCATGGTCATGGAGTCATGTATGACATCTGTTGCGGTCAGGTGTACCAGAATACACCTGGTAAAGATGATCCACAGAGGCAGATATCACTGGTGTACCACATAGACGGGGCACCTGCAGTAAAGTCTAAGTCTATGAATCTGTGGCCAATTCAATGTTTTATTGTGGAACTTCCTCCTAATCTACGTTATTGCTTTTCGAATGTGTTGGTTTGTGGGCTTTCTTGCACTCCGACAAAGCCAGATCTCAAGGTTTTTCAGGAGAGGTTCGTGACCGAGttagaacaactgcaaaattTTCAACTGAAGATTTGGAAAGACTCTGCAAACATTTCAATAGAAAGAGTTATTTTGCACGGTCATCTTGCAGATTTGGTTGCTAAGGCTCCATCTTTGTGTTTTTCGCAATATAATGGCAAGAGTGGTTGTTCAATTTGTTTGCACCCTGGGCGAAGAATCCAGCATGGGAAGGGCAGTACCCGTATTTATCCATACACCATTCAGGAACCACCTCGACGAAGACACGATCAAACACTCTTGCATGCACAGACAGCAGAGAGAACAGGGAAACCTGTATTTGGCGTTAAGGCTTTTTCTCCTCTATTGCGCGTTTTGGAAGTTCCAAGTAAGTTTCTGTTGGACCACATGCACCTTGTGCTTGCCGGAGAATTTCTGAGAAGACTTAAAATCTGGCTTGATCATCAAAGCGACAATGGATTCCTCTCTCAGTCTAAAGATGAAGTTGATGCCGCACTGCTGAGTGTAAAGTTCCCACATGATTTCAACCGAAAGTTGAGACCTATTAATGAATTAAAAAGGTGGAAAGACAGAGAATTGCAGAATTTCTTTCTCCATGCAAGCTTGCCAATACTGAAGTCTTTCTTCCCTGACGATTGCTTTTGCCATTTTGCCCTTCTTGTCACCGCTATCTGGTTGCTGACAGATGACATTATTACCGACAGTGACATCGAAATTGCCAAACTACTTATACGAAGTTATCAACGGCTAATGCCAAGCTTGTATGGAGAAAGTGAGCAAACATACACGTGCCATGCACTTGGGCATCTACCGGATCAGGTGCGTGACCATGGCCCACTAATACTACATTCCAGCTTTGTGTTTGAAGCCATGATCAGTCACTTGAAGCGGCAGTTCCACGGCACAAGAGGAATTGTGGCACAAATAGTAAGAAATCTCCTCCTTGCTCAAAACTCTGGTTCTTTCATCAAAGAGAAGACGCAAGAACCACGAGAAGTTAAGATGTTCATCGCGGAGAACATTATGGGAAAGAAAGACAAGGACCTTCACACACTCGGAGCATCCTGTTTCTTGCTTCCTCCCTTGAAGTGCAATCCAGAACTTCCAGTGGGAGTGATGCATTGTTTGGACCTGGAGGGTCAACAAGTTCACCAGGCTGAAAGGATGCTAAAAGATGGTCAAATCTTTCACAGTTTGGCCTATAAAAGGAGAGGGAAGAGTTGCAGTTACATCGTGGAATTCAGACAATGTGGCAACACCCAATACGGAACTGTCAACTATTACTTGCTTGCAAGGAACACTGGGTATGCTGTGATTTCTATATTTCAAAAGCAAGGAAACATTATGTTCTTTCGGGCTTGA